One Hippocampus zosterae strain Florida chromosome 4, ASM2543408v3, whole genome shotgun sequence genomic window carries:
- the trim66 gene encoding tripartite motif-containing protein 66 isoform X1: protein MEKICSECSEMTLAQSLCTLCNKWLCCQCTDVHQHQKAAASSLYADLHDQHRPELPQKGSGSLPTTGQGTGSYPCSILMCHSHGQQPLELLCESCDLLCCSTCHLSSHKTHRVVQIGKALQDQRWLFESLMVQVEERRSAVENNAKQIEDRVHGVKIAHRKAENQIKMAKMIMMNELNKRANLLIEQLEKISEDLQQPLEDQLQGAIETCAQLDHVQKFISWATTHHRRGPVLFSRRLISLQIQELLDSSLQSEAWSPVKIKFNWDASYWTKQMSSLGQLTVEGGNCPYPQGLACSTVPRTQPITCLALTPVYHRGREPACGYQMCYEPQACCIHGLPSQSELDKSQLGGPLYNSSYVPTGPGCQVQSQQLLKCWHPSDSSALQTYSQCPSTPSHAPVMGPIETNCSRGPASQPQASTPESQSLPESHLHHHHQRGPLPVSKCQQSEKQPHSRPSRVPCQEMLQNSASLQEVQDIVAEESQDERCRVEESHDPTVVAELEEEQPGRSAKSPVQQQFQVYPPAEVRKEQQRIIPAPMLRGQTAGRRSTSLEVSVTANNCGSDAQHCQLHPSSACTNGKRCSQSTPVELAAPSVSSYSERPTGSPHRSDERTANMVTSKYASADSRQRRASDGVLCIVKETSADVILSRSGRSPLFSYKSEPDPSYLNDDVRHDAKEKYSVSRNGHNGNRDSQGDSGQARVPVVCLERLKVLISQLPPHGRRQSDPLPASTTEKATLQQQTSQDVTYKGVSKGPDTSRTRAVTASQSPDIRQWLTVDSEWDTCPRASFAKASTLPPDDRHGNNSELDSDSDSEPQLVSEEAVVCCQVEPQLDSDTSPGFSSETELEVPGKENDGLQSCNRNDSMGGCDRCDTFSETASGAGSEDAQSGPDAGADSGAAESESDSQPEVSIPFQAETDSDHLSDQHVDSQESVESELDIESEHETTDEPQPLRSDLEEEYPVGPGQRPLLIANPRLPRRTEEVEEDSAQIESEDFCGVCLIGGDLLCCDGCPKVYHLSCHIPPLLSFPSGDWLCSLCRDVVQPQVEYDCENRRASGEHTSGHGLSACDQRKCERLTLLILNNILSAPFHEPVSPLARHYYQIIKRPIDLSVIRARLNKRSTQHYNSTEQFVADVYLMFHNCAKFNYPDSEVAQAGRNLETFFTSKLKEVFPGRVFPVAEADSDSDEYDEAVRATESGFPWPERREQCHRKRKRRQSLKSRRHHM, encoded by the exons ATGGAGAAG ATTTGCTCAGAGTGCTCGGAGATGACACTTGCACAGAGCTTGTGCACGCTGTGCAACAAGTGGTTGTGTTGCCAGTGCACGGATGTGCATCAGCATCAGAAAGCCGCAGCGTCATCTCTGTACGCGGACCTGCACGACCAGCACAGGCCTGAACTGCCCCAGAAAGGCTCTGGCTCCCTTCCGACAACTGGACAAG GTACAGGGTCGTATCCTTGTTCCATCCTCATGTGCCACTCTCATGGACAGCAGCCCCTGGAGCTGCTTTGTGAGTCATGTGACCTCCTGTGCTGCAGCACCTGTCACCTGTCCTCCCATAAAACCCACAG GGTGGTGCAGATTGGGAAGGCTCTTCAGGATCAGCGGTGGCTCTTTGAAAGCCTGATGGTACAGGTGGAAGAGAGGAGGTCTGCAGTGGAGAACAATGCAAAGCAGATAGAGGACAG aGTTCATGGAGTCAAGattgcacacaggaaggctgagaACCAGATTAAGATGGCAAAGATGATTATGATGAACGAGCTTAACAAACGAGCTAACCTATTAATAGAGCAACTGGAG AAAATTTCAGAGGACTTGCAGCAGCCTCTGGAGGACCAGCTGCAGGGGGCGATAGAGACATGTGCCCAATTAGACCATGTGCAAAAGTTCATCAGTTGGGCAACCACCCACCATCGCCGGGGCCCGGTGCTCTTCAGCAGGAGACTG ATTTCTCTGCAAATCCAAGAATTGCTTGATTCATCACTGCAATCTGAAGCTTGGAGTCCTGTGAAAATCAAGTTCAATTGGGACGCCAGCTACTGGACCAAACAGATGTCCTCCTTAG GCCAGCTGACTGTGGAAGGTGGAAACTGCCCCTACCCTCAAGGCTTGGCCTGCTCCACCGTTCCAAGGACCCAGCCTATCACATGCTTGGCCCTGACGCCTGTTTACCACAGAGGACGTGAGCCGGCCTGTGGCTATCAGATGTGCTATGAGCCCCAGGCGTGTTGCATCCATGGCCTCCCTTCTCAGTCAGAGCTGGACAAGAGCCAGCTGGGAGGTCCGCTCTACAATTCCAGCTATGTTCCAACTGGCCCTGGGTGCCAGGTGCAGAGCCAGCAGTTGCTGAAGTGCTGGCACCCAAGTGACTCCTCTGCCTTGCAAACATATTCCCAATGCCCTTCGACTCCATCCCATGCCCCAGTCATGGGACCGATCGAGACCAATTGCAGTCGTGGACCTGCATCGCAACCTCAAGCAAGCACGCCCGAGTCCCAGTCGCTTCCTGAATCACAtctccatcatcatcaccagAGAGGTCCACTTCCAGTCAGCAAGTGTCAACAGAGTGAGAAACAACCTCATTCACGCCCGAGCCGTGTCCCGTGCCAGGAGATGTTGCAGAACAGCGCAAGTCTGCAGGAGGTGCAAGACATTGTGGCCGAGGAAAGCCAGGACGAGCGATGCAGAGTGGAGGAGAGTCATGACCCAACAGTTGTGGCAGAACTTGAGGAGGAACAGCCCGGCAGAAGTGCAAAGAGTCCTGTCCAACAACAGTTTCAGGTTTATCCTCCAGCAGAAGTGAGGAAAGAGCAGCAGAGAATCATTCCTGCGCCGATGCTACGAGGTCAAACGGCTGGCCGG AGATCCACGTCCCTGGAGGTTTCCGTGACAGCCAACAATTGTGGCTCCGATGCACAGCACTGTCAACTCCACCCAAGCTCGGCGTGCACAAACGGGAAGAGATGTTCTCAGAGTACCCCTGTAGAGCTTGCGGCTCCATCTGTCAGCTCTTATTCTGAAAGGCCAACGGGATCTCCTCACCGCTCGGATGAGCGAACTGCAAATATGGTAACAAGCAAG TATGCCAGTGCGGACTCCAGGCAGAGAAGAGCTTCAGATGGCGTTCTTTGCATTGTCAAGGAAACCTCAGCCGACGTCATCCTCAGCAGAAGTGGGCGGTCTCCATTGTTCTCCTACAAATCGGAGCCAG ATCCTTCATACTTAAATGATGACGTGCGTCATGATGCAAAGGAAAAGTACAGCGTGTCCAGAAACGGTCATAACGG GAACAGAGATTCCCAGGGAGACTCTGGACAAGCCAGAGTTCCAGTGGTTTGCCTCGAACGCCTGAAAGTGCTTATCTCTCAACTTCCCCCACATGGACGAAGGCAGAGCGACCCCTTACCCGCAAGCACGACCGAGAAGGCTACTTTGCAGCAGCAAACTTCTCAGGATGTAACGTACAAG GGCGTGTCCAAAGGCCCCGATACCTCGAGGACCCGTGCGGTCACAGCATCACAGTCTCCAGACATTCGTCAGTGGCTCACAGTTGACAGTGAGTGGGATACGTGCCCAAGGGCCAGCTTTGCCAAAGCATCCACCCTGCCACCCGATGACCGTCACGGAAACAACTCTGAGCTCGACTCCGACTCCGACTCTGAACCCCAGTTAGTCTCAGAAGAGGCTGTTGTCTGTTGTCAAGTCGAACCGCAACTCGATTCGGACACATCGCCCGGGTTCTCGTCAGAAACGGAACTGGAAGTTCCAGGCAAGGAGAATGACGGTCTGCAAAGCTGCAACAGAAATGACTCAATGGGGGGCTGCGATCGATgcgacacattttcagaaacggCTTCGGGAGCAGGATCTGAGGATGCGCAAAGCGGACCGGATGCTGGTGCAGACTCGGGTGCTGCAGAATCCGAGTCGGACAGCCAACCAGAAGTTAGCATCCCGTTCCAGGCAGAAACGGATTCAGACCATTTGTCTGATCAGCACGTGGACTCTCAGGAGTCTGTGGAGTCTGAACTTGACATTGAATCTGAGCATGAAACGACAGACGAGCCACAACCCCTGCGCTCTGACCTCGAGGAAGAGTACCCCGTTGGACCTGGTCAGAGGCCACTCCTCATTGCAAACCCTCGCCTGCCGAGGAGGACGGAAGAAGTTGAGGAGGACAGTGCCCAAATTGAGAGTGAAGACTTCTGCGGAGTCTGTCTGATCGGTGGGGACCTTTTATGCTGTGATGGTTGTCCAAAAGTTTACCATTTGTCATGTCACATCCCACCTCTGCTAAGCTTCCCGTC AGGTGACTGGCTATGCAGCTTGTGCAGAGATGTTGTGCAGCCACAGGTTGAGTATGACTGTGAAAATAGAAGAGCATCCGGGGAGCATACGTCAGGGCATGGCCTATCTGCATGCGATCAGAGA AAATGTGAGCGATTGACCCTCCTGATCCTCAATAATATCCTGAGTGCTCCTTTTCACGAGCCTGTCAGTCCACTT GCTCGTCATTACTACCAGATCATCAAGAGGCCTATCGACTTGTCCGTCATCCGAGCAAGACTCAACAAGAGGAGCACGCAGCATTACAACTCCACCGAGCAGTTTGTGGCTGACGTCTATCTCATGTTCCACAACTGTGCAAAGTTCAACTAT CCCGATTCAGAGGTGGCGCAAGCTGGCCGCAACCTCGAGACCTTTTTCACCTCCAAGTTGAAAGAAGTGTTCCCAGGCAGAGTATTCCCAGTGGCCGAGGCGGACAGTGACAGCGATGAATATGATGAGGCCGTCCGAGCCACTGAGAGTGGTTTCCCCTGGCCGGAGAGGAGGGAGCAGTGccacaggaagaggaagaggcgaCAATCGCTTAAGTCAAGGAGACATCACATGTAA
- the trim66 gene encoding tripartite motif-containing protein 66 isoform X3: MEKICSECSEMTLAQSLCTLCNKWLCCQCTDVHQHQKAAASSLYADLHDQHRPELPQKGSGSLPTTGQGTGSYPCSILMCHSHGQQPLELLCESCDLLCCSTCHLSSHKTHRVVQIGKALQDQRWLFESLMVQVEERRSAVENNAKQIEDRVHGVKIAHRKAENQIKMAKMIMMNELNKRANLLIEQLEKISEDLQQPLEDQLQGAIETCAQLDHVQKFISWATTHHRRGPVLFSRRLISLQIQELLDSSLQSEAWSPVKIKFNWDASYWTKQMSSLGQLTVEGGNCPYPQGLACSTVPRTQPITCLALTPVYHRGREPACGYQMCYEPQACCIHGLPSQSELDKSQLGGPLYNSSYVPTGPGCQVQSQQLLKCWHPSDSSALQTYSQCPSTPSHAPVMGPIETNCSRGPASQPQASTPESQSLPESHLHHHHQRGPLPVSKCQQSEKQPHSRPSRVPCQEMLQNSASLQEVQDIVAEESQDERCRVEESHDPTVVAELEEEQPGRSAKSPVQQQFQVYPPAEVRKEQQRIIPAPMLRGQTAGRRSTSLEVSVTANNCGSDAQHCQLHPSSACTNGKRCSQSTPVELAAPSVSSYSERPTGSPHRSDERTANMYASADSRQRRASDGVLCIVKETSADVILSRSGRSPLFSYKSEPDPSYLNDDVRHDAKEKYSVSRNGHNGNRDSQGDSGQARVPVVCLERLKVLISQLPPHGRRQSDPLPASTTEKATLQQQTSQDVTYKGVSKGPDTSRTRAVTASQSPDIRQWLTVDSEWDTCPRASFAKASTLPPDDRHGNNSELDSDSDSEPQLVSEEAVVCCQVEPQLDSDTSPGFSSETELEVPGKENDGLQSCNRNDSMGGCDRCDTFSETASGAGSEDAQSGPDAGADSGAAESESDSQPEVSIPFQAETDSDHLSDQHVDSQESVESELDIESEHETTDEPQPLRSDLEEEYPVGPGQRPLLIANPRLPRRTEEVEEDSAQIESEDFCGVCLIGGDLLCCDGCPKVYHLSCHIPPLLSFPSGDWLCSLCRDVVQPQVEYDCENRRASGEHTSGHGLSACDQRKCERLTLLILNNILSAPFHEPVSPLARHYYQIIKRPIDLSVIRARLNKRSTQHYNSTEQFVADVYLMFHNCAKFNYPDSEVAQAGRNLETFFTSKLKEVFPGRVFPVAEADSDSDEYDEAVRATESGFPWPERREQCHRKRKRRQSLKSRRHHM; encoded by the exons ATGGAGAAG ATTTGCTCAGAGTGCTCGGAGATGACACTTGCACAGAGCTTGTGCACGCTGTGCAACAAGTGGTTGTGTTGCCAGTGCACGGATGTGCATCAGCATCAGAAAGCCGCAGCGTCATCTCTGTACGCGGACCTGCACGACCAGCACAGGCCTGAACTGCCCCAGAAAGGCTCTGGCTCCCTTCCGACAACTGGACAAG GTACAGGGTCGTATCCTTGTTCCATCCTCATGTGCCACTCTCATGGACAGCAGCCCCTGGAGCTGCTTTGTGAGTCATGTGACCTCCTGTGCTGCAGCACCTGTCACCTGTCCTCCCATAAAACCCACAG GGTGGTGCAGATTGGGAAGGCTCTTCAGGATCAGCGGTGGCTCTTTGAAAGCCTGATGGTACAGGTGGAAGAGAGGAGGTCTGCAGTGGAGAACAATGCAAAGCAGATAGAGGACAG aGTTCATGGAGTCAAGattgcacacaggaaggctgagaACCAGATTAAGATGGCAAAGATGATTATGATGAACGAGCTTAACAAACGAGCTAACCTATTAATAGAGCAACTGGAG AAAATTTCAGAGGACTTGCAGCAGCCTCTGGAGGACCAGCTGCAGGGGGCGATAGAGACATGTGCCCAATTAGACCATGTGCAAAAGTTCATCAGTTGGGCAACCACCCACCATCGCCGGGGCCCGGTGCTCTTCAGCAGGAGACTG ATTTCTCTGCAAATCCAAGAATTGCTTGATTCATCACTGCAATCTGAAGCTTGGAGTCCTGTGAAAATCAAGTTCAATTGGGACGCCAGCTACTGGACCAAACAGATGTCCTCCTTAG GCCAGCTGACTGTGGAAGGTGGAAACTGCCCCTACCCTCAAGGCTTGGCCTGCTCCACCGTTCCAAGGACCCAGCCTATCACATGCTTGGCCCTGACGCCTGTTTACCACAGAGGACGTGAGCCGGCCTGTGGCTATCAGATGTGCTATGAGCCCCAGGCGTGTTGCATCCATGGCCTCCCTTCTCAGTCAGAGCTGGACAAGAGCCAGCTGGGAGGTCCGCTCTACAATTCCAGCTATGTTCCAACTGGCCCTGGGTGCCAGGTGCAGAGCCAGCAGTTGCTGAAGTGCTGGCACCCAAGTGACTCCTCTGCCTTGCAAACATATTCCCAATGCCCTTCGACTCCATCCCATGCCCCAGTCATGGGACCGATCGAGACCAATTGCAGTCGTGGACCTGCATCGCAACCTCAAGCAAGCACGCCCGAGTCCCAGTCGCTTCCTGAATCACAtctccatcatcatcaccagAGAGGTCCACTTCCAGTCAGCAAGTGTCAACAGAGTGAGAAACAACCTCATTCACGCCCGAGCCGTGTCCCGTGCCAGGAGATGTTGCAGAACAGCGCAAGTCTGCAGGAGGTGCAAGACATTGTGGCCGAGGAAAGCCAGGACGAGCGATGCAGAGTGGAGGAGAGTCATGACCCAACAGTTGTGGCAGAACTTGAGGAGGAACAGCCCGGCAGAAGTGCAAAGAGTCCTGTCCAACAACAGTTTCAGGTTTATCCTCCAGCAGAAGTGAGGAAAGAGCAGCAGAGAATCATTCCTGCGCCGATGCTACGAGGTCAAACGGCTGGCCGG AGATCCACGTCCCTGGAGGTTTCCGTGACAGCCAACAATTGTGGCTCCGATGCACAGCACTGTCAACTCCACCCAAGCTCGGCGTGCACAAACGGGAAGAGATGTTCTCAGAGTACCCCTGTAGAGCTTGCGGCTCCATCTGTCAGCTCTTATTCTGAAAGGCCAACGGGATCTCCTCACCGCTCGGATGAGCGAACTGCAAATATG TATGCCAGTGCGGACTCCAGGCAGAGAAGAGCTTCAGATGGCGTTCTTTGCATTGTCAAGGAAACCTCAGCCGACGTCATCCTCAGCAGAAGTGGGCGGTCTCCATTGTTCTCCTACAAATCGGAGCCAG ATCCTTCATACTTAAATGATGACGTGCGTCATGATGCAAAGGAAAAGTACAGCGTGTCCAGAAACGGTCATAACGG GAACAGAGATTCCCAGGGAGACTCTGGACAAGCCAGAGTTCCAGTGGTTTGCCTCGAACGCCTGAAAGTGCTTATCTCTCAACTTCCCCCACATGGACGAAGGCAGAGCGACCCCTTACCCGCAAGCACGACCGAGAAGGCTACTTTGCAGCAGCAAACTTCTCAGGATGTAACGTACAAG GGCGTGTCCAAAGGCCCCGATACCTCGAGGACCCGTGCGGTCACAGCATCACAGTCTCCAGACATTCGTCAGTGGCTCACAGTTGACAGTGAGTGGGATACGTGCCCAAGGGCCAGCTTTGCCAAAGCATCCACCCTGCCACCCGATGACCGTCACGGAAACAACTCTGAGCTCGACTCCGACTCCGACTCTGAACCCCAGTTAGTCTCAGAAGAGGCTGTTGTCTGTTGTCAAGTCGAACCGCAACTCGATTCGGACACATCGCCCGGGTTCTCGTCAGAAACGGAACTGGAAGTTCCAGGCAAGGAGAATGACGGTCTGCAAAGCTGCAACAGAAATGACTCAATGGGGGGCTGCGATCGATgcgacacattttcagaaacggCTTCGGGAGCAGGATCTGAGGATGCGCAAAGCGGACCGGATGCTGGTGCAGACTCGGGTGCTGCAGAATCCGAGTCGGACAGCCAACCAGAAGTTAGCATCCCGTTCCAGGCAGAAACGGATTCAGACCATTTGTCTGATCAGCACGTGGACTCTCAGGAGTCTGTGGAGTCTGAACTTGACATTGAATCTGAGCATGAAACGACAGACGAGCCACAACCCCTGCGCTCTGACCTCGAGGAAGAGTACCCCGTTGGACCTGGTCAGAGGCCACTCCTCATTGCAAACCCTCGCCTGCCGAGGAGGACGGAAGAAGTTGAGGAGGACAGTGCCCAAATTGAGAGTGAAGACTTCTGCGGAGTCTGTCTGATCGGTGGGGACCTTTTATGCTGTGATGGTTGTCCAAAAGTTTACCATTTGTCATGTCACATCCCACCTCTGCTAAGCTTCCCGTC AGGTGACTGGCTATGCAGCTTGTGCAGAGATGTTGTGCAGCCACAGGTTGAGTATGACTGTGAAAATAGAAGAGCATCCGGGGAGCATACGTCAGGGCATGGCCTATCTGCATGCGATCAGAGA AAATGTGAGCGATTGACCCTCCTGATCCTCAATAATATCCTGAGTGCTCCTTTTCACGAGCCTGTCAGTCCACTT GCTCGTCATTACTACCAGATCATCAAGAGGCCTATCGACTTGTCCGTCATCCGAGCAAGACTCAACAAGAGGAGCACGCAGCATTACAACTCCACCGAGCAGTTTGTGGCTGACGTCTATCTCATGTTCCACAACTGTGCAAAGTTCAACTAT CCCGATTCAGAGGTGGCGCAAGCTGGCCGCAACCTCGAGACCTTTTTCACCTCCAAGTTGAAAGAAGTGTTCCCAGGCAGAGTATTCCCAGTGGCCGAGGCGGACAGTGACAGCGATGAATATGATGAGGCCGTCCGAGCCACTGAGAGTGGTTTCCCCTGGCCGGAGAGGAGGGAGCAGTGccacaggaagaggaagaggcgaCAATCGCTTAAGTCAAGGAGACATCACATGTAA
- the trim66 gene encoding tripartite motif-containing protein 66 isoform X2 — MEKICSECSEMTLAQSLCTLCNKWLCCQCTDVHQHQKAAASSLYADLHDQHRPELPQKGSGSLPTTGQGTGSYPCSILMCHSHGQQPLELLCESCDLLCCSTCHLSSHKTHRVVQIGKALQDQRWLFESLMVQVEERRSAVENNAKQIEDRVHGVKIAHRKAENQIKMAKMIMMNELNKRANLLIEQLEKISEDLQQPLEDQLQGAIETCAQLDHVQKFISWATTHHRRGPVLFSRRLISLQIQELLDSSLQSEAWSPVKIKFNWDASYWTKQMSSLGQLTVEGGNCPYPQGLACSTVPRTQPITCLALTPVYHRGREPACGYQMCYEPQACCIHGLPSQSELDKSQLGGPLYNSSYVPTGPGCQVQSQQLLKCWHPSDSSALQTYSQCPSTPSHAPVMGPIETNCSRGPASQPQASTPESQSLPESHLHHHHQRGPLPVSKCQQSEKQPHSRPSRVPCQEMLQNSASLQEVQDIVAEESQDERCRVEESHDPTVVAELEEEQPGRSAKSPVQQQFQVYPPAEVRKEQQRIIPAPMLRGQTAGRRSTSLEVSVTANNCGSDAQHCQLHPSSACTNGKRCSQSTPVELAAPSVSSYSERPTGSPHRSDERTANMVTSKYASADSRQRRASDGVLCIVKETSADVILSRSGRSPLFSYKSEPDPSYLNDDVRHDAKEKYSVSRNGHNGDSQGDSGQARVPVVCLERLKVLISQLPPHGRRQSDPLPASTTEKATLQQQTSQDVTYKGVSKGPDTSRTRAVTASQSPDIRQWLTVDSEWDTCPRASFAKASTLPPDDRHGNNSELDSDSDSEPQLVSEEAVVCCQVEPQLDSDTSPGFSSETELEVPGKENDGLQSCNRNDSMGGCDRCDTFSETASGAGSEDAQSGPDAGADSGAAESESDSQPEVSIPFQAETDSDHLSDQHVDSQESVESELDIESEHETTDEPQPLRSDLEEEYPVGPGQRPLLIANPRLPRRTEEVEEDSAQIESEDFCGVCLIGGDLLCCDGCPKVYHLSCHIPPLLSFPSGDWLCSLCRDVVQPQVEYDCENRRASGEHTSGHGLSACDQRKCERLTLLILNNILSAPFHEPVSPLARHYYQIIKRPIDLSVIRARLNKRSTQHYNSTEQFVADVYLMFHNCAKFNYPDSEVAQAGRNLETFFTSKLKEVFPGRVFPVAEADSDSDEYDEAVRATESGFPWPERREQCHRKRKRRQSLKSRRHHM, encoded by the exons ATGGAGAAG ATTTGCTCAGAGTGCTCGGAGATGACACTTGCACAGAGCTTGTGCACGCTGTGCAACAAGTGGTTGTGTTGCCAGTGCACGGATGTGCATCAGCATCAGAAAGCCGCAGCGTCATCTCTGTACGCGGACCTGCACGACCAGCACAGGCCTGAACTGCCCCAGAAAGGCTCTGGCTCCCTTCCGACAACTGGACAAG GTACAGGGTCGTATCCTTGTTCCATCCTCATGTGCCACTCTCATGGACAGCAGCCCCTGGAGCTGCTTTGTGAGTCATGTGACCTCCTGTGCTGCAGCACCTGTCACCTGTCCTCCCATAAAACCCACAG GGTGGTGCAGATTGGGAAGGCTCTTCAGGATCAGCGGTGGCTCTTTGAAAGCCTGATGGTACAGGTGGAAGAGAGGAGGTCTGCAGTGGAGAACAATGCAAAGCAGATAGAGGACAG aGTTCATGGAGTCAAGattgcacacaggaaggctgagaACCAGATTAAGATGGCAAAGATGATTATGATGAACGAGCTTAACAAACGAGCTAACCTATTAATAGAGCAACTGGAG AAAATTTCAGAGGACTTGCAGCAGCCTCTGGAGGACCAGCTGCAGGGGGCGATAGAGACATGTGCCCAATTAGACCATGTGCAAAAGTTCATCAGTTGGGCAACCACCCACCATCGCCGGGGCCCGGTGCTCTTCAGCAGGAGACTG ATTTCTCTGCAAATCCAAGAATTGCTTGATTCATCACTGCAATCTGAAGCTTGGAGTCCTGTGAAAATCAAGTTCAATTGGGACGCCAGCTACTGGACCAAACAGATGTCCTCCTTAG GCCAGCTGACTGTGGAAGGTGGAAACTGCCCCTACCCTCAAGGCTTGGCCTGCTCCACCGTTCCAAGGACCCAGCCTATCACATGCTTGGCCCTGACGCCTGTTTACCACAGAGGACGTGAGCCGGCCTGTGGCTATCAGATGTGCTATGAGCCCCAGGCGTGTTGCATCCATGGCCTCCCTTCTCAGTCAGAGCTGGACAAGAGCCAGCTGGGAGGTCCGCTCTACAATTCCAGCTATGTTCCAACTGGCCCTGGGTGCCAGGTGCAGAGCCAGCAGTTGCTGAAGTGCTGGCACCCAAGTGACTCCTCTGCCTTGCAAACATATTCCCAATGCCCTTCGACTCCATCCCATGCCCCAGTCATGGGACCGATCGAGACCAATTGCAGTCGTGGACCTGCATCGCAACCTCAAGCAAGCACGCCCGAGTCCCAGTCGCTTCCTGAATCACAtctccatcatcatcaccagAGAGGTCCACTTCCAGTCAGCAAGTGTCAACAGAGTGAGAAACAACCTCATTCACGCCCGAGCCGTGTCCCGTGCCAGGAGATGTTGCAGAACAGCGCAAGTCTGCAGGAGGTGCAAGACATTGTGGCCGAGGAAAGCCAGGACGAGCGATGCAGAGTGGAGGAGAGTCATGACCCAACAGTTGTGGCAGAACTTGAGGAGGAACAGCCCGGCAGAAGTGCAAAGAGTCCTGTCCAACAACAGTTTCAGGTTTATCCTCCAGCAGAAGTGAGGAAAGAGCAGCAGAGAATCATTCCTGCGCCGATGCTACGAGGTCAAACGGCTGGCCGG AGATCCACGTCCCTGGAGGTTTCCGTGACAGCCAACAATTGTGGCTCCGATGCACAGCACTGTCAACTCCACCCAAGCTCGGCGTGCACAAACGGGAAGAGATGTTCTCAGAGTACCCCTGTAGAGCTTGCGGCTCCATCTGTCAGCTCTTATTCTGAAAGGCCAACGGGATCTCCTCACCGCTCGGATGAGCGAACTGCAAATATGGTAACAAGCAAG TATGCCAGTGCGGACTCCAGGCAGAGAAGAGCTTCAGATGGCGTTCTTTGCATTGTCAAGGAAACCTCAGCCGACGTCATCCTCAGCAGAAGTGGGCGGTCTCCATTGTTCTCCTACAAATCGGAGCCAG ATCCTTCATACTTAAATGATGACGTGCGTCATGATGCAAAGGAAAAGTACAGCGTGTCCAGAAACGGTCATAACGG AGATTCCCAGGGAGACTCTGGACAAGCCAGAGTTCCAGTGGTTTGCCTCGAACGCCTGAAAGTGCTTATCTCTCAACTTCCCCCACATGGACGAAGGCAGAGCGACCCCTTACCCGCAAGCACGACCGAGAAGGCTACTTTGCAGCAGCAAACTTCTCAGGATGTAACGTACAAG GGCGTGTCCAAAGGCCCCGATACCTCGAGGACCCGTGCGGTCACAGCATCACAGTCTCCAGACATTCGTCAGTGGCTCACAGTTGACAGTGAGTGGGATACGTGCCCAAGGGCCAGCTTTGCCAAAGCATCCACCCTGCCACCCGATGACCGTCACGGAAACAACTCTGAGCTCGACTCCGACTCCGACTCTGAACCCCAGTTAGTCTCAGAAGAGGCTGTTGTCTGTTGTCAAGTCGAACCGCAACTCGATTCGGACACATCGCCCGGGTTCTCGTCAGAAACGGAACTGGAAGTTCCAGGCAAGGAGAATGACGGTCTGCAAAGCTGCAACAGAAATGACTCAATGGGGGGCTGCGATCGATgcgacacattttcagaaacggCTTCGGGAGCAGGATCTGAGGATGCGCAAAGCGGACCGGATGCTGGTGCAGACTCGGGTGCTGCAGAATCCGAGTCGGACAGCCAACCAGAAGTTAGCATCCCGTTCCAGGCAGAAACGGATTCAGACCATTTGTCTGATCAGCACGTGGACTCTCAGGAGTCTGTGGAGTCTGAACTTGACATTGAATCTGAGCATGAAACGACAGACGAGCCACAACCCCTGCGCTCTGACCTCGAGGAAGAGTACCCCGTTGGACCTGGTCAGAGGCCACTCCTCATTGCAAACCCTCGCCTGCCGAGGAGGACGGAAGAAGTTGAGGAGGACAGTGCCCAAATTGAGAGTGAAGACTTCTGCGGAGTCTGTCTGATCGGTGGGGACCTTTTATGCTGTGATGGTTGTCCAAAAGTTTACCATTTGTCATGTCACATCCCACCTCTGCTAAGCTTCCCGTC AGGTGACTGGCTATGCAGCTTGTGCAGAGATGTTGTGCAGCCACAGGTTGAGTATGACTGTGAAAATAGAAGAGCATCCGGGGAGCATACGTCAGGGCATGGCCTATCTGCATGCGATCAGAGA AAATGTGAGCGATTGACCCTCCTGATCCTCAATAATATCCTGAGTGCTCCTTTTCACGAGCCTGTCAGTCCACTT GCTCGTCATTACTACCAGATCATCAAGAGGCCTATCGACTTGTCCGTCATCCGAGCAAGACTCAACAAGAGGAGCACGCAGCATTACAACTCCACCGAGCAGTTTGTGGCTGACGTCTATCTCATGTTCCACAACTGTGCAAAGTTCAACTAT CCCGATTCAGAGGTGGCGCAAGCTGGCCGCAACCTCGAGACCTTTTTCACCTCCAAGTTGAAAGAAGTGTTCCCAGGCAGAGTATTCCCAGTGGCCGAGGCGGACAGTGACAGCGATGAATATGATGAGGCCGTCCGAGCCACTGAGAGTGGTTTCCCCTGGCCGGAGAGGAGGGAGCAGTGccacaggaagaggaagaggcgaCAATCGCTTAAGTCAAGGAGACATCACATGTAA